One genomic segment of Erythrolamprus reginae isolate rEryReg1 chromosome 2, rEryReg1.hap1, whole genome shotgun sequence includes these proteins:
- the LOC139159359 gene encoding E3 ubiquitin-protein ligase TRIM7-like, producing MDRSEFHLPSLLVLRNAAKSHWIILGGSIALNVAVIVLLIVFQTQSALNPSTSINSCELIPGSLTASVTFDPDTAHRRLVISRDRKTATWGRDERSLPDSDKRFSSRVWVLGQNGFKSGKHCWEVEIKHDGEWAVGVARESVKRKGLTDFSTKEGIWAIAEYWGKGNYVAFTEPQDTKLHFGKKPRRIRDFLDYLYQQVEFLNIETKTSIFLFSNTSFSGERIYPWFRVWEGTELTLHP from the exons atggacaggagtgagttccacttaccttcgctactg GTCCTTCGAAATGCTGCAAAATCACACTGGATCATACTGGGAGGAAGCATTGCTTTGAATGTGGCCGTAATTGTTCTTCTGATAG TATTTCAGACACAAAGTGCTTTGAACCCATCGACTTCAATCAATTCATGTGAACTGATCCCAGGTAGCTTAACAg CCTCCGTGACCTTTGACCCAGACACTGCTCATCGCCGCCTTGTCATTTCTAGGGATCGGAAAACTGCAACATGGGGAAGAGACGAAAGATCACTTCCTGACAGCGATAAAAGATTTAGCTCACGGGTGTGGGTTCTGGGCCAGAATGGGTTtaagtcaggaaaacactgttGGGAGGTGGAAATAAAACATGATGGAGAATGGGCTGTGGGAGTTGCCAGGGAGTCAGTGAAGAGAAAAGGATTGACTGATTTTAGCACCAAAGAAGGCATCTGGGCCATTGCAGAATATTGGGGAAAAGGAAATTATGTAGCTTTTACAGAACCACAAGACACCAAGCTTcattttggaaagaagccccGGCGAATTCGTGATTTTCTGGATTACCTCTATCAACAGGTTGAATTTTTGAATATAGAAACAAAGACTAGCATATTCCTTTTCTCAAACACATCCTTCTCTGGAGAAAGAATCTACCCCTGGTTCCGGGTTTGGGAGGGAACTGAGCTGACACTTCATCCCTAA